TTTGACAAGCGGCGCTCAGCCTACCCGCGACTCAACGCGCCTCGACTCACGCAGCCGCATGCGCGCGCATCGCGCGCTCGACCACGGCTAGATAATGGTCGATACCCGGCGTCGCGCGATCCTTCTCTTTCGCGCGATCGTCCCATCGGCGTAAACGCATCGCGTCTTCCGCGTACGGTCTCTGTATAAAAGCCCGCGCCTCTTCTTCGCTAAAGATCCCACCCTGCAATTGCAAGCTGCGTACCGAATCATCGGAAAGCTGGCCGAAATAGGAGGCATCGATCGCGCACAGGCAGCGCTTTGCGTCGACGTGCAGACGAATCGGTTCCAGCACCGCATCCGACAACACCGGCCGCAAAAACGGCAACGCGAAATACTGATGCAGATCGTCGACGCCCCTCTCCGTCGGCGTCTCCCCCTGCAGGTTCAGCAGATGCCCGAGGTCATGCAAAAACGCCGCGGCGACCAGTTCGTCGCTCGCCCCCTCCGCCTCGGCCAGCGCGCCGCTCTGCAACGCATGCTCGAGCTGCGTCACCGGCTCGCCGCTATACGCGAGGCTGCCGTGTCGCTCGAAAAGCAAACGGATATCGTCCAGACTCAGTGCCACCTGTTACTCCCAAGGTAACGAAAACGTCTTCAGATTGGTAAAGCTCTTCATCGCTTCCTGAACGCCTTCCTTGTAGCCGAGCTCCGAATCCTTGATACCGCCGAACGGCGTCAGTTCGATCCGGTAGCCCGGGACTTCCCACACATTGACCGTGCCCACGCGCAGTTCGTTGAAGCAGCGCGTGATGGCGTCCTGGCGGTTCGTACACACACCCGACGACAGCCCGAACGGCGTGCCGTTGCTGATACGGATCGCGTCGTCAATCGTATCGAACGCGATGACCGGCGGACCGGCCCGAAGGTTTCCTCGCGCACGAGCGTCATCGACGGATCGACGTTGTCGAGCACGGTCGGCGCATACAGCGCGCCGCTACGTTCGTTGCCGATGCGCAGACGCGCGCCCGCGGCCACCGCCTCGTTCACCCGCGCCTCAAACAGCTGCGCGGCGGCGGCGTCGATCACGGTGCCCATCTGGTTCGACGCATCGAACGGATCGCCGTACGTCCACGCGCGCGTCTTCTCGACGATCCGCTCCGTGAACTCCGCTGCGACGCGCTGTTGCACGAGCATCCGCTTGACCGCCGCGCAGCGCTGCCCGGAATTCTTGTACGAGCCCTGCACGGCGAGCGTCGCCGCGCGCTCGAGATCAGCGTCGTCGAGCACGATCAGCGGATCGTTGCCGTTTAGCTCCAGCACGACACGTCGATACCCGGCCTTGCTCGCGATGTATTTGCCGATCGCGACGCCGCCGGTAAACGTGACGAGTTCGACCGACGCATGCGTGATCAGCTCGTCGGCAATTTCGCGCGGATCACCAGTCAGCACCTGAAGCATCGGCGCAGGCAGACCCGCCTCATGCAGCAGATCCGCCAGATAAAGCGCCGACAGCGGCACCTTCTCCGCCGGCTTCAGCACGACGCGATTATTCGTCGCGATGGCCGGCGCGACCTTATGCGCGACCTGGTTCATCGGATGATCGAACGGCGTGATCGCGACGATCACGCCCGCGAGCGGCTCGCGCTGTAAGAACACGCGGCGCTTTCTGCCGTGCGGCGTCAGATCGCACGAGTAGCTCTGAGCGTCGTCGCGCAACGCCTCGATCGACGCGAAGCGGAACACGTCGGCGACGCGGCCGGTCTCGTCGCGCGAGTCCTGCTTCGACAGTCCCGACTCGAGCGAGATCAGATCCGACGCCTGTTCGGTGCGCTCGCGCAGCAGCCCCGCCGCGCGTTCGAGAATCTGCGAACGCTCGTAGCGCGACAGCGTCGGCCGATACGCGAGCGCATAGTCGAACGCAGCGCGCACATCGTCGACGCTGGCGAAAGGCACCGTGCCAACGCGCATGCCGGTATAAGGATCGATCACGTCGAGCGTACGCGCGCGCGTCAGGCGCTCGCCGCCCAGCCGCAGTGCTTCGGCGCGGAAGGCAGGATGGTCCCGCAGCGCCGTGTTCATGATGCCGACACGCGATTCAGCGCGACATCGAAGATATCGAAGTTGCGCAGGCGTTTGCCTGGGTTGCCGCCGCCGTCGGTGGCCGGCAACCGAACGTGCCGATTGAACAGCAGCGGCACCTCCTGCTCGGAAATCCCGCCATGCGAGCGCAACGGCACGGTGAGCCCGGACAGGTCATGCTCGTCGCGTCGCGTGCCGAGCACGACATGCTTCGTGCCGATCACGACGAGATCGCCGATCCGATCGTCGGGCAACCCAAAGCGCACGCACGCGGCGCGTCGATCGAGCACGACTTCGATTCCCGGCAGGTGACCGATCCGCGCAACCACGAATGCCGCGTCGATCTCGCGCGGCAAATAGACCGTCGCGAACGAACCCAGCGCCCCGTGATGCACGACATACGGATCGGTGATCGGCAGAATCACGCGCGCCGTCGCCGCGCCGAGCCAGTCGTCGAACACGTCCTGCAGATAGATCACGTTCGGCTCGCCGGTTTGCGGATCGTGCTTGGCGTTCATGCCGTGGTCGGCGGTGAGGCCGATCACCCAGCCGAGCGCGTCGAACTTCGCGAGATAGCCGTCCATCATCGCGTAGAACGCGTTCGCACCTTCGGTGCCGGGCGCGCATTTGTGCTGGATATAGTCGGTCGTCGACAGATACATGAGGTCGAGCTTGCGCGTCTGCGCGAGCCGAACGCCGGCTGCAAACACGAATTCCGACAAGCCCGCGCTATACACGTCCGGCAGCGGCAGACCAACCAGAGCGAGCACGTCGTCGATGCCGTTTTCCTCGCGCGTCACCTTGTCGGCTCTTTCAGCCGAGAAGCAGATCCCCTTCAGATGCCAGCCGAGCAACCCGCGCAGCTTGTCCTTCGCGGTGACGACGGCGACGGCGGCGCCCGCGTCGGCGGCAGCCGCTAGCAGCGTGGGCGCGCGCAGGTAGGCGGGGTCATTCATCATCACCGCCGCGCCCGCGCCATCGTTCGCGTCCGGGTCCCAGAAGTAGTTGCCGCAGATGCCGTGCACGGACGGCAGCACGCCAGTCACGATCGACAGGTTGTTCGGATTGGTAAATGACGGGATCACGCAGTCGCCGCGAAACGCCGCGCCGCCCTCGAGCATCGAACCGATGAACGGCGCGACACCTGCCGCGACCGCCGCTTCCAGATACGCAAACTCGCAGCCGTCGACGCAGACGACGACCGTCGGTTGCGAAGGCAGCCGGTAGCTCCGGCCGTTGACTTCGATCATGCGTTGCTCGGGGTGTGTCATCGCGTGGTTTTCCATTGCCGGGGGTGTCGCTGCAAAGGCATCACCGCGCGCGCGAGCCGGGCGCGCATTCGGTTGCCGGGACGCGCTGCGCGTGCGCCGCGTCGCCCGCCACGGCGCACGCACCATGCGCGCGCTGCAATCTGCCCTGCACATGCGCGCGCATCAACTGCGCAGCCTGCTCCGCGTCGCGCGACGCGAGCGCGGTCAGAATCGCGCGATGCTCGGCGAGCGAGCGCTCCATCGCGTCGCCCTGCACGACCAGCGCCGCTCGCCGAAACAGGTTCAACTCACTGACGAGCCCGCGATACGTGTCGTACAACTTAGTGTTGCCGGCCGCCGCGACGAGCGCATCGTGAAACGCGACGCTCGCGCGCGCATACGCATCGTGATCGTGCGACGCAAGCGCGGCGCGCATCGCGTCGACCCAGTCGCGTAGCACCGCGAGCTTCCCGGCGTCGATGCACACCGCAAGCATCCGGCACGCAGCCTCTTCGAGCACCGCGCGCACCGCGTAAATTTCATCCGCCTCCGCGAGCGATACCGTCCGCACGAACACGCCGCGGTTCTTTTCAGTGCGCACGAGCCCCGCCTGCTCGAGCGCGCGAAACGCCTCGCGCACCGGCCCGCGCGACACCTGCAACCGTGCCGCCCAGTCGGCTTCGTTGAGCTTGTCGCCCGGCGTCAGCGTGCCGTCGACGATATGCCGTTCGATCTCGTCGCGCACCAGCGTCGTCAGCGAATGGCGGCGCACGACCTCGATCGGATCGACGGAAGCAGGGTGCATATGTTCGGTCATTTTGACAAATGTTGCCCCATCGACATCGATGCCTATCCGTCGGCGCGCGCGCTTCAGATCACGAAAATTGGCCGCCAGTCAGTCTGGTCAGTCGATCCGTCGACGGGGAGCGCGCGCCGCGATCATCAGCAGCGCGACCAGCGAGACCAGCAGCAAAATCAGCGACAGCGCAGAGGCCGGCAGGTAATAGCCGCGCTCCACCTGCCCGACCACGACGATCGGCACCGTCGCGAAGCCCGGCGGATACACGGTCAGCGTCGCGCCGAGTTCGCCGAGCGACAGCGCGAAGCCGAGCGCGAGACTCGCGCGGATCGCCGGCACCAGTTGCGGCAGCACGACGCGGCGCAGCACCATCGACGGCGGCGCACCGAGACTCGCGCCCGCTTCGCGCAGCACGGTCAGCTCCGGGCGCAGCGCGGCGGCCGCGCAGCGGTAGCAGAACGGCAGCACCAGCGCGAGTTGCACGAACACGACGATCGCCGCCGAGCTCGACAGGTCGAGCGGCCGCTTGTGATACGCGATCAGCACCGCGAGGCCGAGCACCACGCTCGGCACGCCGTTGGGCATCATTGCGATCGTGTCGACGACAGCGCCGAGGCCGCGCCGGTCGCGTCCTTCGAGCGCGAGCGCGAGCCACAAACCGAGGACCGTGCCGAGCACCGCGACGCCCATACCGACTTCGAGACTGGTCGTCAGCGCGTCGAAGTCGCTCGAACTGAGGCGCTCGAACCAGCGCATGCTGAAACCGTCGGGCAGGATCGTGCCGGACCAGTGCGATGCCACGCTCGACAGTGCAACCACCAGCACCGGCAACACGAACAGCCAGAAGCTCAGCAGCGCGGCGAAGCCGAGAAACAGACTGCCCAACACACGCACCGCCAGGCTGTGCCGCACCGGCCGGCCCTTCTTGTGCTTGACCGGCAACACGGTCGGATCGAGTTCATCGGCCATGACCGGCTCCCTTCACCTTCCGGCTGTTGACGCGCCGGTACAGCGCGTACAGCGACAACGACATCAGCAGCATGACGACCGCACCGGCGGCGGCGGTCGGCAGATCGAGATCAACCGTGGCGGCGCTGTAGATCGCGACCGGCAGCGTAATCAGATGCGCGCTGCCGAGCACCAGCAGAATGCCGAACTCGTTCAGCGTCAGCAGAAAACACAGGATCGTGCCAGCCGCGATGCCCGGCCACGCTAGCGGCAGAATCACGCGAAACGCGACCATCAGGCCGTTTGCGCCGAGGCTGCGCGCGGCTTCGATCAGCCGCTGGTCGAGCAGCGCGAACGATGCCAACGTCGGACGCACGACGAACGGCGTATAGAACACGACTTCCGCGAGGATCACGCCACCGATGCCGAACAGAAAATTGAGCGGCGGCGCCTGCAGATTGAACAGCCGCTGCAGCGCGATGCTGACCGAGCCCTGCGAGCCGTACAGAAAGATCAGCGTGAACGCGACCAGAAACGACGGAAATGCGACGAACAGTTCGAGAAAGCGCGTGACCAGGCGCGCGCCCGGAAACGGCTTGAAGAACAGCAGCGACGCGAGCGCGACGCCGAGCAGGGAGGCCAGGCTCGCGCTCGCGAACAGGATGCCGAGCGTCGTGCCGATCACGCCGCGCGTTTCGGGATTAGCAAAGAACGTCATGTACGCGTGGCCCGAGAGGCCATGCGCGTCGGTCAGACTCAGCATCACGAGCCGCACGAGCGGATAGATGACGAGCGGTCCAAGCACCACGACCGCAATGAACAGCAGATGCCATTGCGCCATGCGCTCGCGCCGCTTCACCGCGGCCGTATGCGCCGCGGCACTCGCGAGCCGCCGTGCCTCGGCTTCGGCGCCGAGGCCGAGCGGATTGGGCGTATCAGGGCTTGATAAGGACGACATCGCCAGCCTCGAAACGCAGGGAAATACGCGCACCCTTCTCCGGCGTCATGCCGGGACCGCGCGGCATCGTGACGAGCACGGGGTCGTTCGGCAGCGCATCGAGCACGACCGACACCGACAAGGCCGCGCCATACCATTCGACCGACGCGATCGCGCCATGCAGTTGCCCCTCGCCGAGCGGCACGATGCGCAGCGCCTCTGGACGCAGACACGCGACACGCTCGCGCTCGTTGTAGCGCGCGTCGTCCATGCCAAACGCGACCTGCGGCGGCAGCAGATTGGCCGCGCCGAGATAACGCGCGACGAAGCCGTCGGCCGGCGTGTCGTACAGCTGCTGCGGAGTGCCGAGCTGTGCGATGTGGCCGTCGCGCATCAGCAGCGTGCGGTCGGACAGCACGAGCGCGTCGTCCTGATCATGCGTCACGCAGACGATCGTCAGACTAGGCAGGCGCTCATGCAGCGCCTTCAATTCGGAGCGCACCGAGGCGCGCAGATTGGCGTCGAGCGCGGACAGCGGTTCGTCGAGCAATAGCACGTCGGGCTCGATCACGAGCGCGCGGGCCAGCGCCACGCGCTGCTGCATGCCGCCCGACAGTTGCGCGGGCATCACGTGACCGGCGTCGCCGAGTTGCACGAGCTTCAACGCGTCGGCAACGCGGCGCGCGACGTCGCGCGCCGCGATACGCCGTGCACGCAGACCGAACGCGACGTTCTCGAACACCGTCAGATGCGGAAACAGCGCGTAGCTCTGGAACAGCAGACCGAGATTGCGCTTGTGCGGCGGCACGTGCGTCAGATCGCGGCCGGCCACCGTCAGCGTGCCGGCGAGACCGTCCGCCTCGATGAAGCCCGCGATGAAGCGCAGCAAGGTCGTCTTGCCGCAGCCGCTGCGGCCGAGCACGGTGAGCAATTCGCCGCGCTGGATGGTCAACGACAGATCGTCGAGCACGGTGCGGGCGCCGAAGCGCACCGTCAGGTGATCGATCTGCACGCCGCCCGGCGCGTCCGAACGCGCGGCGTCGAGCGCATCCAGCGAAGCGCCCGGCGCATTGGGATGAGCGAGACTGGCCGTGTTCACCGGGGTCGTCCTCCAACAGAATGAATGCGACGCGGCGCCCCGCAGTAGCCGCGAAGCGCCGCCTGAATCAACAACGTCAAACGCTGCCTGCCTGGACCACTTACTTCGGCTTGACCACTTCGGTCTCTTTGCCCGACGAACCGATTACTTCGCTCTTCCAGCGCGCGGTCCAGTCGGCCTTCTTCGCCATCACGTGGTTCCAGTCGACCGGAATCAGCTTCACGCCGGCAATCGACTGCTTGACCGTTTCGCCGTTCTTGCCCGCGAGCGGCACGTCGGTGCGCCCCGGAATGCCGAAGATGTCCGGCACCTTCGACTGCACGTCCGTCGACATCAGATAGTCGATCAGCTTCTTGCCCTCGGCCTGGTTCGGGCCGTTCTTGATCAGCCCGATCGCGTACGGCAGTTGGAACGTGGTCGGCTGGCCGCCGGGCGTGGCGGCGAGGAACACCGGCTTCAGCGACAGGCCGCCGTTGGCCGCGTCGTCGAGGTCCATCTGCAGGTCGCCGTTGGCGAACGCAATTTCGTTACGCGACAGCAGCACGTCGAGATAGCCCGTGCCCTTGGTGTGGAACTTGGCGCTCTGCTCGAGTTTCTTCAGATAGTCGAACGCCTGGTCTTCGCCCATCAGCGACGAGGTCAGGATGATCACCGCCATGCCGTCGCCGGCGGTCGCCGGATTCGAATAGGCGACCTTGCCGCTGAAGTCCGGATGCAGCAGGTCCGCGAACGTCTTTGGCTGGGTCTTGGTGACTTCGGGGTTGATCGCGAACGAGAAGTAGTTGTTCACGAAGGTCGCCCACGCGCCGTTCGGGGCCTTCGCGATGGCCGGCACGTTCTTGTAGTTGGCGCTCTGGTATGCCTGCAGCAGACCGCTCTGGTCGGCCTGCTGGATGAACGGCGGCAGCGTGACGATCACGTCGGCCTTCGGCTGATCCTTCTCGATGGTCGCGCGGTTCACGACTTCGCCGCTACCCGCCGTGACGATATTGACCTTCACGCCTTCCTTCTTTTCGAAGGCCGGCAGCACGTCCTTGTACAGATTTTCGAGGCCATCGGCCGTGTACAACACGACGGCGTCGGCCGCTTGCGCCTGCATCGCGGTACCGCCGAACGCGGCCGCGGCGACGAGCGCCGGCAGCAGTTTGCGCGCGAGACCGGCCGCGGCGTGAAGGGAATTCGTCGTTTTCATGTCGCTCTCTCCGAAGGGCAATAAAAACCAGACGGTCGGGATAACCCATACCTGTAGTGATTGAACGGCGGCACGCGCCGCTTGCGTGTTGCCCGCTGCGGTTATCGCGCCGGTCTGTCGTGGATTGCAGATTGCCGACAACTTTGCCGCTTCGCGCCCAGCCTGACTGACAGCCCGCCTACGACACACGCGCTGCCTGCCGCACCTGAGCGGGCACGGCAAGAATCACAGGTTTCGATGACAAGGCCATGACGATTGTGCCGAATTCCAAAAAACGACACAATTCGCCAACCCAAGCCAATCGACGGGACTCGTCGAGCCGCGCGAAAGCGAAGCGCCGCACGCCGATCCCGTGTGAATCGTATATGGCGAAAATGACGATGTAGGCAGGATGCGTCGGGAGGATTGCGGTGGGCGTGTCGCGGGCGACGGTGCTCGCGCAGGCGGAGCCGGGGCGGCGCACTGGCCGTGTTCGTGGCGTTCGGGGCACCTGTCTCGGTTGGGGCGGACGGGGTCGGGGCGGACGGGGTCGGGACGACGGCGCGGATTGCGCCTCGTCGCCTCGGTTCTCACAGCGAAACCCGTGGCTTTTTTGATTGAGATTTTGGCGGGTGGGGAATGGGTCTTTCAGTCAGTGGCCTACGAGCGCAGTGGAGACCACTCGGCTAAGCCGCTTCAAGCAATCAGAATCTCAGGCCCGTGCGCCGTGATCGCCTTGCCGAGCGCACGCTCGGGCGCCAGTTCGGTGACCAGATAACGCGCCGACTCGATGCCGTTGATGCGCACCGGCGTCACGCGTCCGAACTTCGAATGATCGGCGACGATCAGGACCATGTCGGCCGCGGCGATCATGCGACTGCGCACTTCAGCGGCCATGCGGCTGTAGTCGGTCAGATAGCCGTCGGGCGAAATCCCGCCCGCGCCGATGAACGCGAAATCGGCGTGGTACTGCGTGAGCTGCTGGACGGTGTCGAGCCCGAAAGTCGCGTCTTCGATATCGGACAGCTCGCCGCCGAGGAGCGTCACGCGATTGTCGTTGCGCCGGCCGAGCAGCAGCGCGATGCGCCAGTCGTTCGTATAGACCGTCAGCCGATGCCGGTCGAGCAGCGCCCGCGCCACCGCTTGCGTGGTGCTACCCGAATCGATGATCAGCGACGCGCCGTCCGGCACGAACTCGGCCGCGCGCTCGCCGATCGCGCGCTTGGCGCCGGCGTTCTCGGCTTCGCGCGTATCGAGATCGGGCTCGCGCCGATCGCTCGACAACGCGCCGCCGTGCGTCGTGACGAGCAGGCCGCGGCCGGCCAGCGCGTTGAGGTCGCGGCGGATCGTTTCGCGCGATACGTTCAGTTCGCGCACCAGCTCGGCGACCGACAGCGCGCCATTCTTTGCGACTTGCGCGAGGATGTATTGATGACGTTGTTCTGCGAGCATCTGGGAAGGCCGGAAGCCGGCACGCTTGGGTTTCGCGGTGATTGAGGAAGGCCGCCGTATTGTATTACGCGTATTGCGCGTTGACGGTTCCGTCGCGCCGGCGGCGCTCAAGTCGAATCGGGCGGCCCTTGCACGCGAACACGCCCGCCATCGCGCCGAACTGCTAACCTTGACGGCTGGACTCGTCCGCTACGCGGCGAACGCAACGCCGCCATGCCGCCGGGTTCCGCGCACACCGCCTCGCCCGTCAACCGAACCGCCGATGCCGCCACTGTTTCGCCGTCTACTGCTGCTGTTCCATGCGCTGCGTTACGGCGCGCGCCTGATCTGGCTCGCCGCCCCGCCCGACCACAAACTGCACTGGATAATCGAGCTGATCGGCCGCGTGCATGCGTCAGAACGCAGCGGCCAGCAGTTGCATGTTCTGCTGCCGGCGCTCGGTCCGCTCGCGAGCCGCTTCGCGCAAACGCTCGCCGGGCGCCCCGAGCTCGCGAGCGGCACTCTGCACGACGCGCTCGACGCGATCGATCACATGGAAGAGCCGCTGTCGCCGGACGACTCCGCGCTGGCTTTGACGCGCGCGTTCGGGCGCCCGCTCGCCGAGCTGTTCAGCGCGGTCGACCTTGTGCCGGTGCGCACCGGCTTCGCCGAGCAGACCCATTTCGCGCGGCTCGCGACGCCGGTCAAAGGTCACCACGAAGTCGCGATCAAGCTCGTGCGCGCGCAGCAGTTGCAACAGATCGGCGACGAACTCGCGCTCTTGCGCTGGGTCGCGCGCTGGCTCGAAAAGCTCTCGCGCATCGCGCGCAAGCTGCAGTTGCGCGCGCTCGCGCAGACCTTCACCGACGACATCCTGCGCCGCTTCGACCTGCGCGCCGAAGCCGCCAATCTGAGCCAGACCGGCCACCATTTCGACGGCGACAGGCGGATCGTCGTGCCGGACGTGATCTGGGAGCTGTGCACCGACCACACGCTGACGATGCAGCGCGTCAACACATTGCCCGCGAGCGACGCGCCCGGCCTGCAAGCGCACGGCATCAAGCTGGCGCCACTCGCCGCGCATATCGTCGAGGTGGTCACCAGGCAGGCGTTCGAGCATGGCTTCTTCCACGCGACGCTCGATGCGCGCCACGTGCGCGTCAGCATCGAGCCGGACACGCGCGGGCGCCTCGTGCTCGCGGATTTCTCGATCATGGCGACGCTGTCGAGCGGCGAGCGTGAGTTCTTCGTGCATGGCGCGACCGCGCTGTTCGACCAGGACTACGCGCGGCTCGCCGACATGCACCGCGATGCCGGCCACGTGCCGCAAGACACGCGCACCGAGATGCTCGAAGCCGAGCTGCGCACGCGCGCTGAAGCGCACTTCGCGGCGGCGCCCGAGGATCGCTCGGCGGGTTCGCTGTTTGATCATCTGCTGCACGGCGTACAGCCCTTCGACGGCCACGTTTCCGGTCCGCTCGCGACCGCACAGCGTTCGTTCCAGCAGGCCGAGATGCTTGCGCGGGCGTTGCATCCGGGCGTCGATACATGGAACATCACGCGCGGCGTGCTCGCCGATATTGCGCGGCGCGACCTCGATCATCGCGGCTGGCTCAAGCGTCTGTCGCACGAGCTGCCGCATCTCGCGCATATGCTGCCGCGCGTGCCGCAACTGGCCGTGCGCTATCTGCAGCAGCACGATCGCACCGGCGCGCCGCAGCAGAGCGCGCAACTGTTCGCGGATCTCGCGCGCGAATACCGGCGCACGCGCTGGCTATTGTGGGCGTGCGTCGTCTGTGGCGGCATCCTCGGAGCGGGGATGATGCTGCTGGCGTGGTGACGGTCCGGCTCGCGCGTTGCAGCTTCGAACAA
The genomic region above belongs to Paraburkholderia sp. HP33-1 and contains:
- a CDS encoding ABC1 kinase family protein: MPPLFRRLLLLFHALRYGARLIWLAAPPDHKLHWIIELIGRVHASERSGQQLHVLLPALGPLASRFAQTLAGRPELASGTLHDALDAIDHMEEPLSPDDSALALTRAFGRPLAELFSAVDLVPVRTGFAEQTHFARLATPVKGHHEVAIKLVRAQQLQQIGDELALLRWVARWLEKLSRIARKLQLRALAQTFTDDILRRFDLRAEAANLSQTGHHFDGDRRIVVPDVIWELCTDHTLTMQRVNTLPASDAPGLQAHGIKLAPLAAHIVEVVTRQAFEHGFFHATLDARHVRVSIEPDTRGRLVLADFSIMATLSSGEREFFVHGATALFDQDYARLADMHRDAGHVPQDTRTEMLEAELRTRAEAHFAAAPEDRSAGSLFDHLLHGVQPFDGHVSGPLATAQRSFQQAEMLARALHPGVDTWNITRGVLADIARRDLDHRGWLKRLSHELPHLAHMLPRVPQLAVRYLQQHDRTGAPQQSAQLFADLAREYRRTRWLLWACVVCGGILGAGMMLLAW
- a CDS encoding phosphonate degradation HD-domain oxygenase, translated to MALSLDDIRLLFERHGSLAYSGEPVTQLEHALQSGALAEAEGASDELVAAAFLHDLGHLLNLQGETPTERGVDDLHQYFALPFLRPVLSDAVLEPIRLHVDAKRCLCAIDASYFGQLSDDSVRSLQLQGGIFSEEEARAFIQRPYAEDAMRLRRWDDRAKEKDRATPGIDHYLAVVERAMRAHAAA
- a CDS encoding 2-aminoethylphosphonate ABC transporter permease subunit, giving the protein MSSLSSPDTPNPLGLGAEAEARRLASAAAHTAAVKRRERMAQWHLLFIAVVVLGPLVIYPLVRLVMLSLTDAHGLSGHAYMTFFANPETRGVIGTTLGILFASASLASLLGVALASLLFFKPFPGARLVTRFLELFVAFPSFLVAFTLIFLYGSQGSVSIALQRLFNLQAPPLNFLFGIGGVILAEVVFYTPFVVRPTLASFALLDQRLIEAARSLGANGLMVAFRVILPLAWPGIAAGTILCFLLTLNEFGILLVLGSAHLITLPVAIYSAATVDLDLPTAAAGAVVMLLMSLSLYALYRRVNSRKVKGAGHGR
- the phnA gene encoding phosphonoacetate hydrolase, whose translation is MTHPEQRMIEVNGRSYRLPSQPTVVVCVDGCEFAYLEAAVAAGVAPFIGSMLEGGAAFRGDCVIPSFTNPNNLSIVTGVLPSVHGICGNYFWDPDANDGAGAAVMMNDPAYLRAPTLLAAAADAGAAVAVVTAKDKLRGLLGWHLKGICFSAERADKVTREENGIDDVLALVGLPLPDVYSAGLSEFVFAAGVRLAQTRKLDLMYLSTTDYIQHKCAPGTEGANAFYAMMDGYLAKFDALGWVIGLTADHGMNAKHDPQTGEPNVIYLQDVFDDWLGAATARVILPITDPYVVHHGALGSFATVYLPREIDAAFVVARIGHLPGIEVVLDRRAACVRFGLPDDRIGDLVVIGTKHVVLGTRRDEHDLSGLTVPLRSHGGISEQEVPLLFNRHVRLPATDGGGNPGKRLRNFDIFDVALNRVSAS
- a CDS encoding DeoR/GlpR family DNA-binding transcription regulator, translating into MLAEQRHQYILAQVAKNGALSVAELVRELNVSRETIRRDLNALAGRGLLVTTHGGALSSDRREPDLDTREAENAGAKRAIGERAAEFVPDGASLIIDSGSTTQAVARALLDRHRLTVYTNDWRIALLLGRRNDNRVTLLGGELSDIEDATFGLDTVQQLTQYHADFAFIGAGGISPDGYLTDYSRMAAEVRSRMIAAADMVLIVADHSKFGRVTPVRINGIESARYLVTELAPERALGKAITAHGPEILIA
- the phnV gene encoding 2-aminoethylphosphonate ABC transport system, membrane component PhnV, producing the protein MADELDPTVLPVKHKKGRPVRHSLAVRVLGSLFLGFAALLSFWLFVLPVLVVALSSVASHWSGTILPDGFSMRWFERLSSSDFDALTTSLEVGMGVAVLGTVLGLWLALALEGRDRRGLGAVVDTIAMMPNGVPSVVLGLAVLIAYHKRPLDLSSSAAIVVFVQLALVLPFCYRCAAAALRPELTVLREAGASLGAPPSMVLRRVVLPQLVPAIRASLALGFALSLGELGATLTVYPPGFATVPIVVVGQVERGYYLPASALSLILLLVSLVALLMIAARAPRRRID
- the phnS gene encoding 2-aminoethylphosphonate ABC transporter substrate-binding protein; the encoded protein is MKTTNSLHAAAGLARKLLPALVAAAAFGGTAMQAQAADAVVLYTADGLENLYKDVLPAFEKKEGVKVNIVTAGSGEVVNRATIEKDQPKADVIVTLPPFIQQADQSGLLQAYQSANYKNVPAIAKAPNGAWATFVNNYFSFAINPEVTKTQPKTFADLLHPDFSGKVAYSNPATAGDGMAVIILTSSLMGEDQAFDYLKKLEQSAKFHTKGTGYLDVLLSRNEIAFANGDLQMDLDDAANGGLSLKPVFLAATPGGQPTTFQLPYAIGLIKNGPNQAEGKKLIDYLMSTDVQSKVPDIFGIPGRTDVPLAGKNGETVKQSIAGVKLIPVDWNHVMAKKADWTARWKSEVIGSSGKETEVVKPK
- a CDS encoding phosphonate utilization associated transcriptional regulator, which codes for MTEHMHPASVDPIEVVRRHSLTTLVRDEIERHIVDGTLTPGDKLNEADWAARLQVSRGPVREAFRALEQAGLVRTEKNRGVFVRTVSLAEADEIYAVRAVLEEAACRMLAVCIDAGKLAVLRDWVDAMRAALASHDHDAYARASVAFHDALVAAAGNTKLYDTYRGLVSELNLFRRAALVVQGDAMERSLAEHRAILTALASRDAEQAAQLMRAHVQGRLQRAHGACAVAGDAAHAQRVPATECAPGSRAR
- the phnT gene encoding 2-aminoethylphosphonate ABC transport system ATP-binding subunit PhnT yields the protein MNTASLAHPNAPGASLDALDAARSDAPGGVQIDHLTVRFGARTVLDDLSLTIQRGELLTVLGRSGCGKTTLLRFIAGFIEADGLAGTLTVAGRDLTHVPPHKRNLGLLFQSYALFPHLTVFENVAFGLRARRIAARDVARRVADALKLVQLGDAGHVMPAQLSGGMQQRVALARALVIEPDVLLLDEPLSALDANLRASVRSELKALHERLPSLTIVCVTHDQDDALVLSDRTLLMRDGHIAQLGTPQQLYDTPADGFVARYLGAANLLPPQVAFGMDDARYNERERVACLRPEALRIVPLGEGQLHGAIASVEWYGAALSVSVVLDALPNDPVLVTMPRGPGMTPEKGARISLRFEAGDVVLIKP